TGGCTGAACACGACTCCACTGCATGTGTACACCGcatgttgtttatccattcatccgctGATAaacatttggttgtttccagctttGAGGTTTTGTGCATGGTCCTGCTGTGGTCAGTGGTGTACAATTTAAAATTGTTTGACACATGGGGTTTTAGTGATGTGACTGTATTCAGGGGGATGAATGGAAGGGCCTCAGGTGTTGTGGGGAGGGGATAATGGAGACAAAATGGAGATGCACGATGCCATATGTGAACGGGGCTGTGCATGTGGAGGGGGACTTGGGTCTAAACTACAGTGGCTGCGCTATAGACATAGATAAAGCGCACACGGGCACAGGGCGCCATTGGCTTAGCAGCAGTGGCCTCGAGGCACTGTGAGCGATGGTGGGAAGGAAGGGGCTGTGTCTGGGGGGCCCTCTGAATCCTGCCCACGGAAGCGTGGAGGTCTCCGAAGGGACGGTCTGTTGGAGCATGCGtggcctcctcttcctcatcctaATGGTGTATCATCTTATGTTCATGGTTCGTAATTACCCAAGAGATATTTTGGTCTAAGCTGTGACTGTGCATGTCATTAGCACCTTCAGGGAGCTAATGACATGCACAGTCATTTATGTTActaaaaaatactagaaaacacAGGTGCCGGTCAACCATAGCCTTACTCAGCTCTGGGAAGAGCAGCAGTGGGGTTGTGTGCCCCAGCTCAAATCAGCATCTTATACCCACACGCAGAAACATGTGAACCTTACAAACGCAGTGCCACCCAAAAGCGGCCAGAGAGAAAATGCCTTATCATTCCACGtaccaaaaataagcaaatgccaTCCAGCCATATTGTCTAGAATGCATATCtgagttttaaaatcataaagcaGAACTTACAAGTTAATATGAGAATAGGGGTAATCTCCCAGGAGGAGGGTGTCACTCTGGCAAGGGGGCCCACGGGACATGGTTTCCTTCTTGCTCTGCCTGTGGTTACACTGGGTTTGctttaaatttaataaactatgcgttcattttatactttttttttatttatgatGTTTCACAACTACAAGGCTACACAGAAGTTACTCTATCATTTTTGTTCCTTCGTTCTCTACTCTTTGTTGTCCTCCATGTgagccttcttttaaaaaaaaaaatccagtttcatTGTGTCTGGATTTTGAGTCATAATTAGGGAATTCTTCCTCCAGCCAGTTACAAGGGAATTCACACACGTTGCTTTTTAGCACCTGCTGGTTTTGATGTTTAGGTCGCTGGTGCATTTGTACTGTATCCCTGCAGAGCGGGTGAGGTTTAGATGTACTTCTAGGTCCTTCTAACGAGCTAGCAAGTTCCTGAACTGTTTACCAAAAAGGCCCTGCCTGCACTTGTGGTTTGAGATGCGAGCTTTATCGGTCACTAACTGTCCCCGTGTAGCTTGGTTCATCTCTTCGCTTGGTGTCCTTTCCactggtctgtctgtctgtctgtctgtgcacTCCTCAGCACCACTGTGCTTTAATTGTAGGTACGTTAAGAGTATGTTTAAATCTCCACAAACTCTGTGGTTTAAAGCGTCAAAAATGTCTTCTCTCTCAATTCTGGAGCCCTGAAGCCTGAAATCGGGGTGTTGGGCAGGACCTTGCTTCCCCCAAAGTCTCTGGGGGAGAATCTGTCGTTGACGTTCTCGCGTCCGGGGCTCCTGGCCCCCCTTGGTTTCTGTCGGCGCAGCTCCCGCCCCTTCCTCCGTCTTCCCATGGCCTTCTCCCCGCGAGTGTgacatctctctctcctttctcttatcaGGACACTCGTCGTTGGGTTTAGGGTTCACCCTCCACCCAGGATGATTTCCTCCGATCCTAAGTTACGCGTCCACAGACCTGATTCCCAAGCAATGTCTCGTTGCAGGTTTAGGGGTTGAGGTTTGGACAAGTCTTGTCTGAGACGTAAATCAACCCCCTGCAGTGATGTGAAAGTTAAGAAACTAAAATGAGAGCTTACCTTTTGTAGACAAGTATATAAATAGATGCCTAAGTACATAAATGCCTGCGTGATAAAGAATATGATGAATGCTTGAGGAATAAAATGCAGATGAAAACATTGCCCAGAAAAGTATGTGTTACCGTCCGGCCAGCCCACCCTTCCTGTTCTCcagcttttccattttcttctttattatgaGCGTCTTGAAGGTTTTCTCATACAGATTTGTACATTTCctgttaaatttattcataggcactttattttctttgctgAAATTATAAATGGGCTTCCCCGTAACATTAAATCCTCTGAGTTGTATAGACTAACAATTTCTCCATGGTAGTTCCATGTCCTGATTCCCTCATGAATTAAGAAcatttttactgagatataattcacatacaacATTGTGTTCCTTCTAGGTGTACAGCCTAACAActtggtatgtgtgtatgttgtggAATGAGCCACACAGTAAGTTTAGGTGATGTCTGTCACCACACACgtctacaactttttttttcttgtggtgagaacttttaagattgaCTCTTTTAGCACCTTAGTGATTTTTTAATAGTAAGAATTTTGTCACTGACTATCTGGGGCTTTCTAGGTATATACgcttatgtcatctgcaaagaaaGACCATGTTACTTCTTTTCCGAGCTTTGTGCCTCCAACGGATGTCCGTTACCTAACTGCCCCCCAAAACCACCAGTGCTGGAAACAGCGCTGACCAACACGAGGGCGGGAGCCATCCTTCCGTTCTCGCCTTGTCCCTGATCGCAGCTGAAGCCGCCCTAGTCCCCTGGTGTGCTCCCACGTTGTCATTAATGTTTCATTTTGTCTGAATGTATGCTCTGCTGATCCAGAGAAGATTTTTGGACGATAAAGCACAGATACCTTGGTGTCTGAAATGGTTTACTTTCTCTTGCACTTGAATGGAAGATACCACAGCGCGGAGGAGCCGGCCTCAGCCACTGTCCACTCCGAATTGTTCACAGGCGTTTCCTTTGTGTTGTTAACTTCTATTCAGTGCTGTCAGGAAGGATCCTCACAGATGGATTCCCATCCGCTTGTAGGCAGAAAGTGATACCCAGTGCATGGTTTGCGGACGTCGGGGGAGTGGCTACTAAATATTGAGTTATCACATAGTTTGTCTGTCACCCCTTGTTGTTGGTAAACTGCTTACATTTCTAGACCTACATTGTCTGAGGTGGTGGCCGCTGGTCACATGTGGTCACCAGGCACCTCAGTGGGCCCAGTGAGAccgaggaactgaatttttattttaattaatgcaAATTTTAACTTTGAAGCTTATACTCAGCTTTTAGAAGGCTTGTGTATGTAAGAAATCTCTTGGGTACAAGAATTTACTTTCCCCAATCGTGTACCTTATAAAATCTAAACAGAACAAGTATTTCCAGTGACAGTTTAGCATCTGAGTTAAGATATTTTGTAAGTAtgaaatacacactggattttgaagacttagtataaaaaaaagttaaaacatttcattgacttttaaaaaaatattgtttacGTGTTGAATTGATATTTTAGATGGACTTCAGATAGACTaagttaaataatataatattaaagGTAATTTCCCCTGTTCGCTTAAATTCTTTAATGTGGttactcaaaaatttaaaattacaaacacaGCTCACGTTCTATTGGACATTGCTCCTCTAGGCTCTAGTCATTTCTTCTTTACCCTTGAAATTATGAAAGTTAAATATCATGTGATCTTTTGTCTTTCGTATTCCTTAACACATGGCGAGGTCTTTTATGCCTAAGATGCAAATCTTTTTAGATCTGGAAAACTTTCTTCCATGAGTTACTTCTTTCTCTGCATTCCACCTGgagtcttttggttttgttttggctttcagggggtggggagggttggAGGGTCAGTGAGACGGACGCTGGGGATTCTGGCGCTGTGAACACTTGCACGGCTTCCCTTCGCGCTGGGCGCTGAGTCGCTGTGCTGTCTGAGCTGTGTTCCCTGAGCTGCCACCGTCAGATGGCCGTCCAGGATGCCTTCGTTCTGCCCAGGACTGCAGCGTGTGAGCTGGCCTGCCCTTGGACTCGTCTTTTCCTGCCcttgttttgaaattttgaatcTATTTTTCCAGTCCCTGCTGTCTTTCAGGGATTTGTCAAAACTTCCACGAACCAAAGACATATGtaggcttttgattttttttttttaagtcttcaaaaCTTAGTCAAACTAGAACAGAAACTGTTCCCCTTCAAGGGCCGTTCAGTGTAACACAGTCTCTTGAACTCTAGACAGAAGCCCCCATGGCAACGCCGGGTGAACATCCAGCTCCACCCGGAAGGGCCCCGGAGATTGGCAGAGCAAGGTGCCGGGGTAGGAACGCCCTAATTTGTCCTTCCCTGGCCGCGTGGATAAACCTCAGAGCTTTATTAGGATTTTAGCTGGTCACAGTTCTCCCTGACACTGGCTTAGTAGGAGCTACATTTTTAGTGGCTAGTCCTGAATTCACACGCATGATTGCAGAGTGCTGAGGGAAGATGAGGCGCCTTCCCCGAATGCAGCTGGCCGGGCGCGCTGCAAGCAGGAAACGCCTGTCGGGCATTTTAGGCTGCTTTACGCTGCTGGGCTTTAACTCTGATGCCGCCGTTCTTCCCCAGGTGtcccctttccttgtttttgaggAAATCCTGGGACAAGATGGCAGAATCTTTTTTCCCTGATTTTGGCTTGTTGTGGTACCTGGAAGAGCTcaaaaaggaagagttctggAAATTTAAGGAGCTCCTCAAGCAAGAGCCTCTGAAATTCGAGCTGAAGCCAATCCCATGGACTGAGCTAAAGAAGGCCTCAAGGGACAGTCTGTCGGAATTGCTGAACAAGCATTACCCCGGAAAGCTGGCGTGGGAGGTGACGCTGAGCCTGTTTCTGCAGGTCAGTCGGAGAGATCTCTGGGCAAAGGCTCAGGAGGAGATGAGAAGTAAGTGTCGGGAAGGGATGCTGGGCAGAGACCCAGGGGGGGTGGCTGGTTCACTGGGGGCTCTAATAACAAAGGTCAGGTGGGTACCGAGTCAGTGGCCACCCTTCCGTCACTGAGAATGGGCCAGTAGGAGCCTTGCAAGTAGTTGAGGAGCTGCAGGTGGACTCTGGTCACACACGGGCCAGCGACGGATGGGGCGAGTAGAGACTGAGCCAGGCCATCCAGCCACGTGCTGTCTCCCCAGTCTTCTGTCCCGAGCTGAGTCAGCGCTGTTCCGGGAGCTGACCTGGGACGTAACGTCTGCACAACCAGGACTGCCGCGACGGAGCTCCGTCAGGGCAGCTGCCCGTCCTTTAGACCAGACCCGCTCAGGGACCAGGCCGAACCCTAACCCTGGGGAATAATTACGGAGGGCACACGCCCCGGAACCACAGGCAGCACTGTTCACGTGCAGTGTCTTTCCATTCTCACCATGACTCTGAGGTTTGCAAGCGAGGGAAATAAATGCAGACCAGCGTCCCCTCACGTTAGATGAATTTTCCAAAAGAGACAGATCTGACTTCAAACCAGTTATTTTTGACTCGTTGATGGGATTTATGCCCTCCTTTGGGAGGACATGCCTTTTTCTtggccccccacccagccccaccttGGAAAATAGAAAGATCAGTTGGGTCATGAATCCTTACAAAGTGACCGAGTGTCAGACAGACGGCCCGTTTTTATAAGCAAATCCTCCTCTGCCCCAGAGAGGGAGACCCCCCTACTTCCCAAGGCTCCTTCCTGGTCCCCCGTCCTTGAGCAAAGCCAGCAGTGCCCTTTGCTCAGAAGACGTGCAGAGGCGCCTCCCCTCCTGTAGTTCACACGTCTTCCAGGCAGGGTGCGGTCCTCGTCTGTATCTGTCATTTTGTTCACCTCCCCTGATGCGTAGCCTTGAGCGCGGAAGGCACATTGTAAGGGCAGGTTGACAGAGGGATGGTCTGAGGATGCGTTTCTGAGATTAACTCGCAATCAGCGTGGTCTGAAGAGAAACGGATTGGACGTCATGATTTCAAGTCAAAGATGGAATAGACAGCTGACCCTGAGATCTGCTTGTTAGCCACATTAGTCAAGGAACATAAACTCTCAGCACTTTTTTGTGAAGTGGGACTAGAGTGAATCTTAGTGTCTTGTGGAGGGGGTGAGGACACACCACCAGTAACAGCATTCTCAGCCCTGGCCCTGGCTGGCTCTGTGCTGGGCGGGTACCGCCCCCTCTAGCCTCAGGTGTAATTCCCATGTATTCACATCTCAGGTAGCTTGTAACTCTGGGACGGGCTTCCACTTCTGGTCAGGCGTTTCCACAGACGTGAATTCAGACAGATTATGACCCCGACGAAGCTAAGTGAGTTAGCCCCAAACTAAGTGAATTAGGCTTCGTGTGAGGGTTTGAGCAAGTCCATAGGGGTCGTTCTGAGCATCAAAGATGGAGTGTATATTTTCTAACTGTCTTTTGTCCTGTCCCTGTTAACTAGCTACGCTAAACCCATATAGAAAGCACATGAGGGAAAAATTCCGATTCATCTGGGAGAAGGAAACCTGCCTTCAGGTCCCCGAAGATTTCTACAAGGAGAGCACAAAGTACGAGCATGAACAGCTGAGTGCTGTGTACCGGGAGGCGGACACGGCTGGGCGGCCCTCGCCCGTGGTGGTCCTGCAAGGTCCTGAAGGAATTGGGAAGACCACACTCTTGAAGAGAGTGATGCTGGAGTGGGCAGAGGGCCACCTGTGGAGGGACAGGTTCCTGTTCCTCTTCTTCCTTAGTGGCAGAGAGATGAGCAGTGTCACCGAGACGAGCCTGGCGGAGCTCATCTCCAGGGACTGGCCTGCGTCTGCAGAGCCCATCGAAGACGTGCTTTCCCAGCCAGAGAAAGTCCTGTTCGTCCTGGATGGCATCGAGGAGCTGAAACTTGACCTGGAGCTGCAGGCTGACGTGTGCAGTGACTGGAGGCAGCGTCGGCCAGTGCAGGTGGTCCTGAGAAGTCTGCTGCGGAGAGCCGTGCTCCCAGAGGCCTCCCTGCTCATCGCCCTGGGGAGGATGAGGGTGAAGAACGATTATTTCTCGTGTCAGCCGGAAAGACTCATATTTCTGTCAGGATTCTCTGAACACGAAACGAAGCTGTATTTCTCCCATTACTTCCGTGAGAAGAGTAAATCCTTGAGGGCCTTCAGCTTTGTCAGAGAGAGGATACCACTGCTTCTCTTGTGCCAGAGCCCCTTTGTATGCTGGCTGGTCTGTACGTGCTTGAAGTGCCAGCTGGAGAAAGGAGAGGACCTTCAGATGGACTCAGAAAGCATCACATCTTTATATGCATCCTTTTTGATGAGCGTGTTCAAATCAGGGAGTGAGAATTGTGCCCCGAAGCAGAACAGAGCCCGGCTCAAAGGCCTGTGTGCCTTGGCTGCAGAGGGCATGTGGACCCACACGTTCCTCTTCTGCCCTGAGGACCTCCGAAGGAGCGGCGTGTCTGAGGCCGACGCCCTGGTGTGGGTGGACGTGAGACTTCTTCAGAGGAGCGGCGGTTGCTTTTCTTTCATCCACACTTGCATCCAAGAGTTCTGTGCCGCCATGTTCTACTTGTTCCAGAGACCCAAGGACGGCCCTCACCCAGCCATCGGGAGCTTGGCCCAGCTGGTGGCAGCAGCCGTGAATGACGTCCAGACCTACTGGTCCTGGGTGGGGATATTCCTGTTTGCACTTTCAACCAAGAAAATCACCACCGTGCTGGAGACATCCTTGGGGTTTCCACTGTCCAAAGAGCTAAGACAGGAAATAACCCAGTGCCTTAAAACTTTAAGTCGCTTTGACCCTGACCAGGCGGTGGTGAGTTTCCAGGCATTGTTCAATTGTCTGTTTGAGACCCAGGAGGAAGAGTTCGTAGCACAAGTGATGAACGTCTTTGAAGACGTCAGCGTTTACATCGGTAGCAGAGACGAGCTGACGATGGCTGCCTTCTGCCTGAAGCACTGCCAGAACTTGCAGGTGTTTCGCCTGTGCATagaaaacatcttttctgacGCCTCTGAACCCATCTCCAGGTGAGTTGCTCCGAggacgccctccctccctcccgcacCCACCCCCTCGGTGGCTTGCTGCCATCCCCCGCGGGCAGGTCATAAACCGCTACATGTCTGTCCTTAACAACATGCTTCTGTAATCAGAGACACACCGAGTCCTCGTTGCCATTTGCTTGCTGTGTGACCATGAACTGTGACTTTGGGTTTTTCCGTCTATAAACAGGGATAAAAGTTCTACCTACTTCCTGGGGCTAATGTCAAGTTGAAAGGGAAGCAGGTTTATGATTGGCAGCCCTGTGCTTTTTCCCTCCCCACTGCGTTTTAGCATATCCTGGTGCTCCCCTGGGAAGGGACTCCTGGAAGTGCGTGCCTCGTTTCCTTTGGATTTTGCCCAcgtgtcttttctcttttctgattttaaCCTGGACCCTCTCATCAGGCGTAGGCTACCAGCTCACACTTTAACTCTCAAATACACACCCCCTTTCATGgtcatgtttttttgtttttatttaagtataattgatatacaacattatattcaggtgtacaacataatgctcaatatttgtatatagtgtggaataatcaccacaataagtctaattAACCTCCAACACCATATAcctacaggatttttttttcctgtgaggaAACATATGCACCTGTTGTTCACAGAAGTGTTATTTACAAGAGCTAACATATGGAAACACCCTAAATGCCCATctatggatggataaagaagatgtgagatacagagatacagagagaggtggaacattactcagccataaaaaaggatgaaatcttaAAAACCAGCTTGGATAGATCCAGAAGGCACTGTGCTTAGTGAGATAAATCAGACAGGAAGACAAGTATGCATGTcttcactcatacgtggaatctagaagacaaaacaaacgaacaaacataacaaaacaaaaacagagtgcagacacagagaacaagcaGACGGTTaccagagcagaggtggggagggtgggagagggcgAAACAGGTGGAGAGGACGGAGCGGCTCACATCAGCTGTTACAAAGTAAATCCGTCCTCGGGTTGGAATCTGCAGCACAGGGAATGTAGTCGGTCCTTTA
This Camelus bactrianus isolate YW-2024 breed Bactrian camel chromosome 9, ASM4877302v1, whole genome shotgun sequence DNA region includes the following protein-coding sequences:
- the NLRP9 gene encoding NACHT, LRR and PYD domains-containing protein 9, encoding MPPFFPRCPLSLFLRKSWDKMAESFFPDFGLLWYLEELKKEEFWKFKELLKQEPLKFELKPIPWTELKKASRDSLSELLNKHYPGKLAWEVTLSLFLQVSRRDLWAKAQEEMRTTLNPYRKHMREKFRFIWEKETCLQVPEDFYKESTKYEHEQLSAVYREADTAGRPSPVVVLQGPEGIGKTTLLKRVMLEWAEGHLWRDRFLFLFFLSGREMSSVTETSLAELISRDWPASAEPIEDVLSQPEKVLFVLDGIEELKLDLELQADVCSDWRQRRPVQVVLRSLLRRAVLPEASLLIALGRMRVKNDYFSCQPERLIFLSGFSEHETKLYFSHYFREKSKSLRAFSFVRERIPLLLLCQSPFVCWLVCTCLKCQLEKGEDLQMDSESITSLYASFLMSVFKSGSENCAPKQNRARLKGLCALAAEGMWTHTFLFCPEDLRRSGVSEADALVWVDVRLLQRSGGCFSFIHTCIQEFCAAMFYLFQRPKDGPHPAIGSLAQLVAAAVNDVQTYWSWVGIFLFALSTKKITTVLETSLGFPLSKELRQEITQCLKTLSRFDPDQAVVSFQALFNCLFETQEEEFVAQVMNVFEDVSVYIGSRDELTMAAFCLKHCQNLQVFRLCIENIFSDASEPISSKIQALLLWRDLCSLFKTNKNFQMLDLDNCQFDEASLAILCKTLAQPACKLQKFVCNFASNLINGLDFFKAVLHSPHLKYLNLSGTGLSHPDVRRLCETLRHPMCSIEKLMLGKCDITDQACRDIASVLVHNKKLKLLSLVQNPVKNEGVMALCDALKDPRCALEMLLLTQCSLTSAACGSISQALLYNRSLTLLDLGSNFLQDAGVTSLCASLKHPDCPLRELWLEGCGLTSACCGDISAALTSNERLQTLKLGNNGLRDAGVRRLCAALRHPSCKLANLGLGICELTSACCEDLASALTVCKSLRGLDLNLINLNYGGALVLREALTHPECDLQTLGLHTSKLSEDIKMLLTEVEERKPHLTISPSLWVEDMSRVRGTAV